CGGCAGGAAGTGGTACTGCAGGTTCGGCCAGTCGAAGGCCTCGTCGCTGCGGATGAAGCCACCGGCCTCGAACTGGTTGCTGGCGCCGATGCCGGTGCCCAGGAACAGCCATTCGGCACCGATGGCCGGCTGGTTGTGCAGCTTCAGTGCCGGGGCCAGCGACACCGGCTTCTTGCATTCGTACTGCAGGTACATCTCCAGGTGATCCTGCAGGTTGGCGCCGACGCCGGGCAGGTGGTGCACCAGGTCGATGTCCAGGCTGCGCAGCAGATCGGCCGGGCCGACGCCGGAGCGCTGCAGGATCTGCGGCGAGGCGATGGCGCCGCCACACAGCAGCACTTCGCGGCGGGCGGTGGCGCGCTGCGGCTGGTCGTTGTGCAGCCACTGCACGCCCACCGCGCGCTTGCCCGAGAACAGGATGCGGTCGGTGAGGGCGTGGGTGACGATGGTCAGGTTCGGGCGCGGCCTGGCCAGGTCCAGGTAGCCTCGGGCGGTGCTGGAGCGGCGGCCCTTCGGCGTGACCGTGCGGTCCATCGGGCCGAAGCCTTCCTGCTGGTAGCCGTTGAGGTCATCGGTGCGCGGGTAGCCGGCCTGCACGCCGGCTTCGACCATCGCGGCGAACAGTTCGTTGTTGCCGGCCTTGGGCGTGGTCACCCGCAGCGGGCCGTCGCCGCCGTGGTAGTCGTTGGCGCCGATGTCGCGGGTTTCGGCCTTGCGGAAGTAGGGCAGGCAGTCCAGGTAGGTCCAGTCTTCCAGGCCCGGCATGCTGGCCCAGTGGTCGTAGTCCATGGCGTTGCCGCGGATGTAGCACATGCCGTTGATCAGCGAGGAACCGCCCAGGCCCTTGCCGCGCCCGCAATCCATGCGGCGGTTGTTCATGAAGGGCTCCGGGTCGGTCTTGTACGCCCAGTTGTAGCGCTTGCCCTGCAGCGGGTAGGCCAGTGCAGCCGGCATCTGGGTGCGGAAGTCGAGGCGGTAGTCCGGGCCACCGGCTTCCAGCAGCAGCACGCTGACATCGGCATCCTCGGTGAGGCGGGTGGCCAGCACGTTGCCGGCCGAACCGGCGCCGATGATGATGTAGTCGTACTCGTTGGGGGTACTCATGGTTGTTCTCCTGCGGGCCGGGACGCGCGTTGCGCAGCTCTCCCGGCGGAATGTCGATCCGGCGTTCGCACCGGGCGGCTGGTTCAGGGCGCGCTGATCAGACCACGCTGATCAGAACACGCTGGCGTAGTCGCCCAGTTCGACCTGCACCGACTTGATGCGGGTGTAGTGGCCCAGCGTGGACAGGCCGTTCTCGCGGCCGACGCCGGACTGCTTGTAGCCGCCGACCGGCATTTCCGCGGGCGATTCGCCCCAGGTGTTGATCCAGCAGATGCCGGCTTCGAGGCGGTGGATGATGCGGTGGGCGCGGCTGATGTCACGGCTGACCACGCCGGCGGCCAGGCCGAAGGTGGTGTCGTTGGCGCGGCGCACGGCTTCGTCCTCGTCGTCGTAGGCGAGGATGCTCATGACCGGCCCGAAGATCTCCTCGCGGACGATGGTCATGTCATCGCGGCAGTCGGAGAACACGGTGGGCAGCACGTAGGCGCCCTCGGCCAGCGCGCCTTCCTCCGCACGGCCGCCGCCGGTCAGCAGGCGTGCGCCTTCGGCCTTGCCGCTGTCGATGTAGCGCAGCACGTTGTGCATGTGCGGGAAGCTGACCATCGGCCCGAAGTTGGTGTCGGCGGCCTGCGGATCGCCGATGCGGATGCGTTTGACCCGCTCGACCACGGCGGCCTCGAACGCGGCCAGCATGCTGCGCGGCACGAACACGCGGGTGCCGTTGGTGCAGACCTGGCCGGAGCTGAAGAAGTTGGCCATCACCGCGATGTCGGCGGCGCGGTCCAGATCGGCGTCATCGCAGATGACCAGCGGCGACTTGCCGCCCAGCTCCATGGTCACTTCCTTCAGGGACGACGACGCGGCGGCGGCCATGACCTTCTTGCCGGTGGCCACGCCGCCGGTGAAGGAGATCTTCTCGATCACCGGGTGTTCGGTGAGCCAGTTGCCGATCTCGCCGCCCGGACCCTGCACCACGTTGAACACGCCGTCCGGCACGCCGGCTTCGCTGTAGATCTCGGCCAGCTTCAGCGCGGTCAGCGGGGTCACTTCGGAGGGCTTGAACACCATGGCGTTGCCGGCGGCCAGTGCGGGCGCCGACTTCCACAGCGCGATCTGGATCGGGTAGTTCCAGGCACCGATGCCGGCGACCACGCCCAGCGGTTCGCGGCGGGTATAGAAGAAGCTCGATTCACGCAGCGGCAGCTGGATGCCTTCGATGGCGGTGGCCAGGCCGGCGTAGTACTCCAGCACGTCGGCGCCGGTGACGATATCCACCGTGGTGGTCTCGGCCAGCGCCTTGCCGGTGTCCAGGGTTTCCAGCTGGGCCAGCGCATCATTGCGTTCGCGCAGCAGATCGACCGCGCGGCGCAGGATGCGCGAGCGCTCCATCGCGGTCATCGCCGCCCAGACCTTCTGGCCTTCGGCCGCGCTCTGCACCGCGCGCTCGACGTCGGCCTGGCTGGCGATCTGCACTTCGGCCAGGACCTGGCCGTTGGCCGGGTTGATGGTCTGGAAGGTCTTGCCGCTGGTGGCGTCGACGCGTCGGCCGTGGATGTAGAGCTGTTGGACGGGCAGGGTGGGCATGGGGGTACTCCTGGAAACAAAGGGGGAAGGGCTTGAGGCTGCTTATACGCCCTCGGGCTGCAGCTGGAAGTCGATGTAGGCGTAGGCCAGCGCGCGGGCGGCGGCGGTGTCGAACGGGCCACCGACCAGGCTGCCGCGCAGCCACAGGCCGTCGATCATCGCGGCCAGGCCGCGGGCGGCATCGCGGGCGCGTTCGGCCGGCAGCGCGCGGTGGAACTGATGGGCCAGGTTGGAATACAGCCGTTGGTCGTTGATGCGCTGCAGGCGGGCCAGTTCCGGCTGGTGCATGCTCGCCGCCCAGAAGGTCAGCCAGACGCGCATGGCCGGGCCGCTGGTCTGGGTCTGGTCGAAGTTGCCATCGACCAGCGCGCGCAGCTGGGCCCGCGGATCTGCATCGGCCTTGGCGCGGTACTGGGCGAAGGCGTCTTTCAGTTCGTTGAGGATCTGCCGCATCGCGGCGTTGAGCAGGCCGGCCTTGTCGCCGAAGTAGTGGGCGACGATGCCGGTGGACAGGCCAGCCTGGCGGGCGATGGTCGCCACGGTGGCGTCGGCCAGGCCGATATCGTGGATCACCTGGAAGGTGGCCTGGATCAGCTGCTCGCGGCGGATCGGT
This genomic stretch from Stenotrophomonas sp. SAU14A_NAIMI4_5 harbors:
- the betA gene encoding choline dehydrogenase; the encoded protein is MSTPNEYDYIIIGAGSAGNVLATRLTEDADVSVLLLEAGGPDYRLDFRTQMPAALAYPLQGKRYNWAYKTDPEPFMNNRRMDCGRGKGLGGSSLINGMCYIRGNAMDYDHWASMPGLEDWTYLDCLPYFRKAETRDIGANDYHGGDGPLRVTTPKAGNNELFAAMVEAGVQAGYPRTDDLNGYQQEGFGPMDRTVTPKGRRSSTARGYLDLARPRPNLTIVTHALTDRILFSGKRAVGVQWLHNDQPQRATARREVLLCGGAIASPQILQRSGVGPADLLRSLDIDLVHHLPGVGANLQDHLEMYLQYECKKPVSLAPALKLHNQPAIGAEWLFLGTGIGASNQFEAGGFIRSDEAFDWPNLQYHFLPVAINYNGSNPIKAHSFQMHVGSMRSPSRGRVQVVSKDPRVHPSILFNYMSHEQDWREFRAAIRITREIFAQPALAPYSGREISPGRELQTDAQIDGFVREHAETAYHPSCTNKMGHADDPMAVVDGQGRVHGLDGLRIVDASIMPQVVTGNLNAPTIMIAEKLADVIRGRTPLARSTAPYYKANGAPARSRG
- the betB gene encoding betaine-aldehyde dehydrogenase, with product MPTLPVQQLYIHGRRVDATSGKTFQTINPANGQVLAEVQIASQADVERAVQSAAEGQKVWAAMTAMERSRILRRAVDLLRERNDALAQLETLDTGKALAETTTVDIVTGADVLEYYAGLATAIEGIQLPLRESSFFYTRREPLGVVAGIGAWNYPIQIALWKSAPALAAGNAMVFKPSEVTPLTALKLAEIYSEAGVPDGVFNVVQGPGGEIGNWLTEHPVIEKISFTGGVATGKKVMAAAASSSLKEVTMELGGKSPLVICDDADLDRAADIAVMANFFSSGQVCTNGTRVFVPRSMLAAFEAAVVERVKRIRIGDPQAADTNFGPMVSFPHMHNVLRYIDSGKAEGARLLTGGGRAEEGALAEGAYVLPTVFSDCRDDMTIVREEIFGPVMSILAYDDEDEAVRRANDTTFGLAAGVVSRDISRAHRIIHRLEAGICWINTWGESPAEMPVGGYKQSGVGRENGLSTLGHYTRIKSVQVELGDYASVF
- the betI gene encoding transcriptional regulator BetI, with the protein product MPKKGIEPIRREQLIQATFQVIHDIGLADATVATIARQAGLSTGIVAHYFGDKAGLLNAAMRQILNELKDAFAQYRAKADADPRAQLRALVDGNFDQTQTSGPAMRVWLTFWAASMHQPELARLQRINDQRLYSNLAHQFHRALPAERARDAARGLAAMIDGLWLRGSLVGGPFDTAAARALAYAYIDFQLQPEGV